The segment CTGGCGGGTGGCGGAATCGATCTTATGCAGGCCTGCCCCGAGCCGTTCCTGGAGGGCTTTCTGCATGATTCCGTAGACGGGCCGGGTGTCGTTAATGAGATCGACGACATCGGCCGACCGTCCGACGTCGATCTGGTCCGCCGAAACCACGTTGAGCAGATCTTCCGCCGACGTGAAGTGCGACTTGGCGGCGTCCATCACCGCCCGCGGCCAGCCCCGCATTTCATCTTCCTCGGGGCGGGGGCACCACGCGCTCCACATGATGCTGCGTCCGCCGTAGAAAGGGACCATGCCGTGCTGCCAGGAAATCTTGCCTGGCGGCTGGTTGGCCGTGGCAGCCGCCAAGGTCCAGGGGAAGGTCTCCGAGAGCCCTCCCAGCGTCTCCTTGTACGGCAACGGCAGGTTCTGGAAATGCTGCGGCAAGAAAAAGGGACCCCGTTCAATGATCAGGATCCGTGCGTGCGGATTGACCGTCAGTGTCCGCTCAGCAAAGGCGTAGGCGCAGAACCCGCTGCCGATGACTATGTGGTCGAATTGTTCTTCTTCGCGGACTTTTTTCCATTCTCCCTCGGAGACGAAGAAGACATGATCCATCACCTTCTGGGGTGAGGGATCCTGGGGACCGGGCGTGGGAAAACCGTGATTGAAATTCTGGGACGAAGAAACTGCACTCACAATGATGCCTTCCATCGACTTGCTGATTCCACGGCACCGTGAAATCAGGTGCCCGCTGGGCCGAAAGGCAGATCACCTTTCCCCAACAAGGTTCACGGAAACTAGTTAACTACCGCGGCGACGGCGGCACAATAGACTTTGGCGGATTGCCGCCGGCCGAGAGACTTGGCATACTCCACGCGTGTCTTCTCTTCCTGTGACGTTTGCCGAGGACGTCATCAATCGGCCTATCAGGATCCAGTTCGAGGCATTCATTGACGAGCACCGCCGTGCGCTCAATGACTCTTTGAACGGGTTGACTGAGGAACAGGTCCGCCGGTCATTGGTGCCGTCCCGGACCACCCTGCTGGGCTTGGTGAAGCACGCGACCTCATCCTTGGGACTCGACGACTTGCTCAACGGCAACCGACGCGGACCGCTCCCGCTACGCTGGGTGTACCTTCACATGCTGCGCGAGCTTGCACAGCACTGCGGGCACGCTGACATCCTGCGGGAGCAGCTACTCAGCCAGGACCGCCGGCAAAGCCCTACTCAATCCCCGCGAACAACTCGTTAAGCTCGGCGGTGAGCTGCTTACGCATTGCCGGGGTGCCGATCTCCCTGCCGTCAACGTGGTTGACCGGAGCGATGAGCCGGATGCTCGAGATCAGCCACACGGCGTCGGCGTCGAACAGGTCCTCCGGGACCAGTGGGCCGTAGCCAAGCTCCCAGCCCGCCGCCTTCGCTTTCGTGAAAAGAGCGTCTTGGGACGTTCCCGGGAGGATGCCGCTGTCCAGTTGCGGAGTGATGAGGCGCTTGACCGAGCGCACGGAGCCGGTGCCGTCGTCGACCGTTTCAACATGCGCCAGCAACACGGTCGACGTCGGGCCCTCCAGGACGCGTCCGTCGGTGGAGGTGAAGATGGCGTCGTCGGCGCCCTGCTTGTGTGCGTACCGCAGCGCGGCCATGTTCACCGCGTAGGAGAGCGTTTTGGCTCCGAGCAGCAGCCAGGGGCGCGCGGTCGCCCGCCTCCGTGTCGAAGCCCCGGTCAAGGAGTACGACGTCGATGCCCGTCTCGCGCTGCCGGCGGCTGCCCGCGGGGGACGGCGAAGCCTGGATCCAGCACGTGGGAGCCGAAGCGCCTTCCACTCCGCGCGTCACCAAGAGCTTGACGACGACCTCGTCCTCGGCGGGGCTTGGCGCCGGGAAGGCGTCGCGGAATTCCTTGATGGCCGTGTCGATCGCGCGGCGCCAGACGTCCTGCTCGGGAATGTTGAGGTCCAGGGCGCGAGCCGAACTCTCAAGCCGGTTCAGGTGCGCTTGAACTTTCCGTGCCCGGCCCCCGACGGCGAGGAGCGACTCGAAGACGCCGTCACCCGGGTGGCGCCCAGGTCGGTTGCCATGAGTTGCGGCTGGCTGGAATCGGCGATGCGGCCGTTTTCGAACGCTGGATCCAGGAAGACGAGGATTGTCGAGGCAGGAAGAGTCATGCTTCCAGCTTAGTGTGGCCCCAGAGGGATGGTCAGGACGAGCGGTCGGGAGCGGTGCGCCAGATAGGCTGGGCTGACTGTTACTTCTTTGACTAGTTCTTTGACTGGGGGGTTGTCGAGTGCCGTTTCCTTTTCCGTTCGGGGTGGAGTGGACCTGGCTCCTCACCGCGTGGGCCATTTTCGAGATCATCTTGCGCATTGTGCTGCTGGGCGTCATCCCGGGAAACCGCCGTCCCACCACGGCCATGGCCTGGCTCCTGGCCGTCTTCCTCGTCCCGTCAGTGGGCTTCGTCTTGTTCCTGCTGTTCGGCAATTTCCGGTTGTCCCGCCGTCGTCGTGAACAGCAGGAGCAAGTCAACGAACGGGTGCGTGCCGGCACGTCGGCGCTCGCCGACGTCGTCAGCACCTACTCCGGTCCCGAATGGGTGACGTCGGCCGCTGAACTGAACCGGCGCCTCGGCTCCCTGCCGATGGTGGACGGCAACTCTGCGGAGTTGATCGCCGGCTATGAGGAATCGCTCAAGGCCATGGCGGAAGCGGTTCGGGGGGCCAAGAGCTTCGTCAATGCGGAGTTTTACATCATGAGCAGTGATTCGGTCACCGACGAGCTCCTCACTGAGTTGGAAAACGCTGCCGACCGGGGTGTCGACGTCCGGCTCCTGTTCGATCACATCGGCACGTTGCGGATCCCCGGTTACCGACGGCTGGTCCGCAGGCTGAAGCGCGGCGGGATCCAGTGGCGCCGCATGTTGCCTTTGCTGCCGATCCACGGCCAGTGGCGCCGCCCGGATCTGCGGAACCACCGGAAGATCCTGGTGATCGACGGCGAAATCGCGTTCACCGGCTCCCAGAACCTGATCGAGCCCTCCTACAACAACCCCAAGCACCGACGCGCCGGCCGCAAGTGGGTGGAACTCATGGTCCGTATGGAGGGGCCGATCGTTGCCACCCTCAACGTCGTCTTCGCCACCGACTGGCTGAGCGAGACCGATGAGTCTCTCGAATACCAGTTGCAGGTCTCCGACAGGGCCACCGCGGGGCCGATCACGGCCCAGGTGGTCCCGAGCGGTCCGGGGTTTGTCACGGAGAACAACCTGCGTCTGTTCAATACACTGATCTACTCGGCTCAGCACCGCATCTCGATCTGCAGTCCGTACTTCGTGCCCGACGATTCGCTGTTGTACGCCATTACGACGGCGGCACAGCGTGGCGTCGACGTGGAGCTTTTCGTCTCCGAGAAGGGCGATCAGTTCCTGGTCCACCACGCACAGCGCTCCTATTACGAAGCGCTCCTGGAGGCCGGGGTGCGGATCTATCTCTACCGCGCACCGTACGTGCTGCACGCGAAGCACTTCACGATCGATGAGGAAGTGGCGGTGCTCGGCTCCAGCAACATGGACATGCGCTCCTTCTCGCTCAACATGGAGGTGTCCGTGATGTTGCTGGGTGCTGAGGCGGTGGACAGCATGCGTTCGGTGGAGTCGGCGTACAGGGCCATGTGCCAAGAGCTGACGTTGAACGATTGGCTGGGCCGGCCGATGCTCGCCAAATACGTGGACAACGTGGCGCGGTTGACGGCCACCCTGCAATAAGGCTCAGTCCTCGGCGCAGGCTTCGTCCGCGGGTTCGGCGTGGATCCGCGAGAGGAGCCCATGAAGCTGCCGGATCTCCTCGGCGGAGAATCCAGCGAAGGCTTCCCGTTCGACGTCGGCCACGGCAATCTCGATCGAAGCGACGGCGCGCTTGCCTTCCGCAGTGATTTCAACGAAATGCCGACGGCGGTCTGCAGGGTCCCGGCGACGGTCGGCCAGCCCTCGGCGTTCGAGATCGTTCAAGACGGCCACGAGGGCGCTGGCGTCGATCGAGAGGATATCGATGAGGCCTTGCTGGCTGATGGGACCGGACTCGTCAAGTCGGCACAGGAGGACCGCATGCCTTGGGCTGAGTCCGGAGGAGTCCAGCGCCTGGCGGAGGCGGGTGTTCATGATGCGCCCGTGGCGCGCCAGGAGGAAACCCAGTTGCTTGCCTGCTGCTGACGGACTCATCGAGAAATCCTATCACTGAGGAAATTATCGGTCCTTAGGAATCGTTGTCATTCATAAACGATCTGCGCGGCGCGGAGCCGGGCAGCGTGAGCTTCTTCGGCCCATTCGATCCAAAGGAGTTGCCATGAATGACCACGCTTCGAACGCCTCTGTAGTAATTGTCGGTGGAGGCTACGGTGGTATCGCCGTAGCCAAAGCACTCGACGCACAGGCGGCCGTCACCTTGGTGGAGCCAAAGGACGCCTTCGTGCACAATATCGCGGCGCTGCGCTCCGTCGTCCAACCCGATTTCCTGCCGCGAATGTTTTTGCCGTATGACCGCCTTCTAGTGCACGGCACCGTGCTCCGGGACCGTGCCGTGAGGGTGGATGGACACACCGTCGAGCTGGCTTCCGGAACCCGGCTGACGCCCGATTACATCGTCTTGGCAAGCGGCTCAAGCTATCCGTTCCCGGCCAAGAGCGATCGTATGGTCACGACCGATGCCATCGCGCGCTACCAAGCCGCACATGATGACCTCAAGCGTGCCAGCAGGGTCATGCTCCTGGGCGCCGGGGCGGTGGGCCTTGAATTTGCCGGCGAGATTGCCGCCGCATGGCCGGACAAGGACGTGGTGCTGGTGGATCTGGCCCCGGACATCCTTCCCGGACCATACGATCCACGGCTGCGCGCCGAGGTCAATCGGCAGCTGGACGGCATCGGCATCCGGCGAATCATGGGCAGCCCCTTGGTGCAGTTGCCTTCGGTTCCCGCCGGGGAATTCGCGACATTCACGGTCAACACCGCAGGTGGCACTGCCATAGAGGCGGACATCTGGTTCCGCTGCTACGGGATAGCCCCGCAGACCGACTATGTTGCAGGGGAGCTGCTCGCCGCCCGGACCGCCGACGGCTATCTGCAAGTCACGCCCGAACTCCGGGTGGCGGGCTTCGAGAATGTCTATGCCCTGGGCGACATCTCGGCGATCGACGTGAATAAGGCCGGCGTCGCTGGACGCGAGGCTGCGGTGGTTGCCAAGAACATCCAGGCCCAATTGGACGGCTCCGCCGGCTTGGACGCCTATACGCCGTCGCGGCCGGTCATCATCCTTCCCTTGGGGCCCTCGGGTGGTTCGGGACAACTGCCCGACGGCGAAATCGCCAGCCCGGAGATGATCTCCCAGATCAAAGGGCAACACATGATGATCGATCGCTTTGTCGAGATGTTGAACCTGGGTTCCTGAGCGTACGTGAGCGGGCCGTCCGTCCGCCTCCGCGCCCCGGATACTGCACG is part of the Arthrobacter methylotrophus genome and harbors:
- a CDS encoding DUF664 domain-containing protein; the encoded protein is MSSLPVTFAEDVINRPIRIQFEAFIDEHRRALNDSLNGLTEEQVRRSLVPSRTTLLGLVKHATSSLGLDDLLNGNRRGPLPLRWVYLHMLRELAQHCGHADILREQLLSQDRRQSPTQSPRTTR
- the cls gene encoding cardiolipin synthase produces the protein MEWTWLLTAWAIFEIILRIVLLGVIPGNRRPTTAMAWLLAVFLVPSVGFVLFLLFGNFRLSRRRREQQEQVNERVRAGTSALADVVSTYSGPEWVTSAAELNRRLGSLPMVDGNSAELIAGYEESLKAMAEAVRGAKSFVNAEFYIMSSDSVTDELLTELENAADRGVDVRLLFDHIGTLRIPGYRRLVRRLKRGGIQWRRMLPLLPIHGQWRRPDLRNHRKILVIDGEIAFTGSQNLIEPSYNNPKHRRAGRKWVELMVRMEGPIVATLNVVFATDWLSETDESLEYQLQVSDRATAGPITAQVVPSGPGFVTENNLRLFNTLIYSAQHRISICSPYFVPDDSLLYAITTAAQRGVDVELFVSEKGDQFLVHHAQRSYYEALLEAGVRIYLYRAPYVLHAKHFTIDEEVAVLGSSNMDMRSFSLNMEVSVMLLGAEAVDSMRSVESAYRAMCQELTLNDWLGRPMLAKYVDNVARLTATLQ
- a CDS encoding FAD-dependent oxidoreductase, whose product is MNDHASNASVVIVGGGYGGIAVAKALDAQAAVTLVEPKDAFVHNIAALRSVVQPDFLPRMFLPYDRLLVHGTVLRDRAVRVDGHTVELASGTRLTPDYIVLASGSSYPFPAKSDRMVTTDAIARYQAAHDDLKRASRVMLLGAGAVGLEFAGEIAAAWPDKDVVLVDLAPDILPGPYDPRLRAEVNRQLDGIGIRRIMGSPLVQLPSVPAGEFATFTVNTAGGTAIEADIWFRCYGIAPQTDYVAGELLAARTADGYLQVTPELRVAGFENVYALGDISAIDVNKAGVAGREAAVVAKNIQAQLDGSAGLDAYTPSRPVIILPLGPSGGSGQLPDGEIASPEMISQIKGQHMMIDRFVEMLNLGS
- a CDS encoding MarR family winged helix-turn-helix transcriptional regulator, which produces MSPSAAGKQLGFLLARHGRIMNTRLRQALDSSGLSPRHAVLLCRLDESGPISQQGLIDILSIDASALVAVLNDLERRGLADRRRDPADRRRHFVEITAEGKRAVASIEIAVADVEREAFAGFSAEEIRQLHGLLSRIHAEPADEACAED